The Synechococcales cyanobacterium CNB genome includes a window with the following:
- a CDS encoding bifunctional methionine sulfoxide reductase B/A protein codes for MNTDRTPRYSKSAHDITPLTPDRIRELAARLTPEEARIILRKGTEPAFCGNLLDNKKEGVYLCRLCSLPLFASDAKFNSGTGWPSFFKPVDPDHVATERDASHGMVRVEILCARCGGHLGHVFDDAPQTPTGLRFCLNSASLEFHEKGDELPPAARPVPTETAYFAGGCFWGVEDRFQQIPGVIDAVSGYQGGHVDNPTYKQVCTGNTGHAESVRVVFDPARVAYRDLLGWFFKFHNPTTLNRQGPDVGTQYRSAIFAADERQLAEARAFVEALQRTDKYRDRRIVTQIVPATKFWEAEDDHQDYHLKHGGSCALPED; via the coding sequence ATGAACACCGATCGCACGCCGCGCTATTCAAAGAGCGCGCACGATATCACGCCGCTCACGCCGGATCGCATCAGGGAGCTTGCGGCGCGGCTCACGCCCGAAGAGGCGCGCATCATCCTCCGCAAGGGCACCGAGCCGGCCTTCTGCGGGAACCTCCTCGACAACAAGAAGGAAGGCGTGTATCTCTGCCGGCTCTGTTCGCTCCCGCTCTTCGCCTCCGATGCGAAGTTCAACAGCGGCACCGGCTGGCCGTCCTTCTTCAAGCCCGTCGATCCGGACCACGTCGCCACCGAGCGCGATGCCTCGCACGGCATGGTCCGCGTTGAGATTCTCTGCGCGCGCTGCGGAGGCCACCTCGGCCACGTCTTCGACGATGCCCCGCAGACACCCACGGGCCTGCGCTTCTGCCTCAACTCCGCGTCGCTCGAGTTCCACGAGAAGGGCGACGAACTCCCCCCCGCCGCGCGCCCCGTCCCCACCGAGACCGCCTACTTCGCCGGCGGTTGCTTCTGGGGGGTTGAGGACCGCTTCCAGCAGATTCCCGGCGTCATCGACGCGGTCAGCGGCTACCAAGGCGGCCACGTCGACAACCCCACCTACAAACAAGTCTGCACGGGCAACACCGGCCACGCCGAATCCGTCCGCGTCGTCTTCGATCCCGCCCGCGTCGCCTACCGCGACCTCCTCGGGTGGTTCTTCAAGTTCCACAACCCCACCACGCTCAACCGCCAAGGCCCCGACGTCGGCACGCAGTATCGCTCCGCGATCTTCGCGGCGGACGAGCGCCAGCTCGCCGAGGCCCGCGCCTTCGTCGAAGCCCTCCAGCGGACCGACAAGTACCGCGACCGCCGCATCGTCACGCAGATCGTGCCCGCCACGAAGTTCTGGGAGGCGGAGGACGACCACCAGGACTACCACCTCAAGCACGGCGGCTCCTGCGCGCTCCCCGAAGACTGA
- a CDS encoding bifunctional DNA primase/polymerase produces the protein MTNENPADGAEARRDGEGEAPEAATGIANQQTARRAAADYRVMMKWKPFPLPPLTKRARKGWPEQAERPMAQLQDEFVPGCNLGIALGETSGGLSDVDCDWPEAAALAPHLFPDFPRFGREGRPPGHYLATCPDAGRIEKFCLKKEAAAALGLSGDDRAMVAELRGSGHYTVFPPSVHDDGQKVVWAEDGTRALPIRRWAELAREVGRMAALAVVLRAYPRVSGSRDDVCMALTGALIDAGIADDDVDRLVRLVAKLADDEEHARRGGKASATRAKKEAGEPCTGLPKLCEMLGIAGAEATLRRWLHGEDAAKPDAVPEGGILMVGGRLNGILDRAEETLLERGTPIYQRGPELVRPARLDRSEVDGGVRRDAGSVVLLPIRPHWLVQAMAEAAPWYAMSLKGPVPADPHLNYAQHLMARAGSWRFPVLRGVVTAPTLRADGSILQTPGYDAASQLIYDPAGADFPPVPESPTHEEAAAALRMLGEPFAEFPYVSEEARSVVYAAVLTGLVRRTMRSAPLFAIDAPTPGTGKSLIAEAASIIITGHRAAMFNMGKNEEEFAKQLSVVLRAGDALVVFDNQTRPIEGDFLCSALSQEMVQARILGKSERMVLPSNTLIVATGNNIQLAGDVSRRAVVCRIDAKVERPDQRQFSFDPLDLARRNRAALVVAGLTVLRGYIAAGRPCPLPKMGSFEDFNLVREALVWLGCADPEKTRASVFESDPVRDTIAELLREWREAVGTEPVTMNSLHQRWLSDQAKYAPLIALLNDLTNRPLFNARSAGRKLLTIKDRVVGGLVLRKGDDARGGAYWRVADARSEKAAGAGQAGLLPGGGGGVA, from the coding sequence GTGACCAACGAGAATCCGGCGGACGGCGCAGAGGCGCGCCGGGATGGGGAAGGCGAGGCCCCGGAGGCAGCGACAGGAATCGCGAACCAGCAGACCGCGCGCCGGGCGGCGGCCGACTACCGCGTGATGATGAAGTGGAAGCCGTTCCCGCTGCCGCCGCTGACCAAGCGGGCGCGGAAGGGTTGGCCTGAGCAAGCCGAACGCCCCATGGCGCAGCTGCAGGACGAGTTCGTCCCCGGCTGCAATCTGGGCATCGCGCTTGGCGAGACGTCCGGCGGCCTGTCGGACGTCGACTGCGACTGGCCCGAGGCCGCGGCGCTCGCGCCGCACCTGTTCCCCGACTTCCCTCGCTTCGGGCGCGAGGGCAGGCCCCCGGGGCACTACCTCGCCACCTGCCCCGACGCCGGGCGAATCGAGAAGTTCTGCCTAAAGAAGGAGGCCGCCGCGGCGCTCGGGCTCTCCGGTGACGACCGCGCGATGGTCGCCGAGCTGCGAGGCTCGGGCCACTACACCGTCTTTCCGCCCTCGGTCCACGACGACGGGCAGAAGGTCGTGTGGGCGGAGGACGGCACGCGGGCGCTCCCGATCCGCCGGTGGGCGGAGCTGGCCCGCGAGGTGGGCCGGATGGCGGCGCTGGCCGTGGTCCTGCGCGCCTACCCACGCGTGAGCGGGAGCCGGGACGACGTGTGCATGGCCCTGACCGGCGCGCTGATCGACGCTGGCATCGCCGACGATGACGTAGACCGGCTCGTCCGGCTGGTCGCCAAGCTGGCCGACGACGAGGAGCACGCCAGACGCGGAGGGAAGGCGTCGGCCACGCGCGCCAAGAAGGAGGCGGGCGAGCCGTGTACCGGGCTGCCCAAGCTCTGCGAGATGCTGGGCATCGCCGGGGCCGAGGCCACGCTGCGCCGCTGGCTGCACGGCGAGGACGCGGCGAAGCCCGACGCCGTCCCCGAGGGCGGAATCCTGATGGTCGGCGGGCGACTGAACGGCATCCTCGACCGGGCCGAGGAGACGCTGCTGGAGCGAGGCACGCCCATCTACCAGCGCGGCCCGGAGCTGGTGCGCCCCGCGCGGCTGGACCGCAGCGAGGTGGACGGCGGGGTGCGGCGCGACGCGGGATCGGTCGTGCTGCTGCCTATCCGCCCGCACTGGCTGGTGCAGGCGATGGCCGAGGCCGCGCCGTGGTACGCGATGAGCCTAAAGGGGCCGGTGCCCGCCGACCCGCACCTGAACTACGCCCAGCACCTTATGGCGCGGGCCGGAAGCTGGCGGTTCCCGGTGCTGCGCGGCGTCGTGACCGCGCCGACGCTGCGGGCCGACGGCAGCATCCTGCAGACGCCCGGGTACGACGCGGCATCGCAGCTGATCTACGACCCGGCGGGGGCGGACTTCCCCCCGGTGCCGGAGTCGCCGACGCATGAGGAGGCCGCGGCGGCGCTCAGGATGCTGGGCGAGCCGTTCGCGGAGTTCCCCTACGTGTCCGAGGAGGCTCGGTCGGTGGTCTACGCGGCGGTGCTGACCGGGCTGGTGCGGCGGACGATGCGCTCCGCGCCGCTGTTCGCCATCGACGCCCCGACCCCGGGCACGGGCAAGTCGCTCATCGCCGAGGCCGCCAGCATCATCATCACCGGCCACCGGGCCGCGATGTTCAACATGGGCAAGAACGAGGAGGAGTTCGCCAAGCAGCTGAGCGTCGTGCTCCGGGCGGGCGACGCGCTGGTGGTCTTCGACAACCAGACCCGGCCCATCGAGGGCGACTTCCTCTGCTCGGCGCTGTCGCAGGAGATGGTGCAGGCCCGCATCCTCGGAAAGTCCGAGCGCATGGTCCTCCCGAGCAACACGCTGATCGTCGCCACCGGCAACAACATCCAGCTCGCGGGCGACGTCTCGCGCCGCGCGGTGGTGTGCCGCATCGACGCGAAGGTCGAGCGGCCCGACCAGCGCCAGTTCAGCTTCGACCCGCTCGACCTCGCCCGGCGGAACCGGGCGGCGCTGGTCGTCGCCGGACTGACGGTGCTGCGCGGGTACATCGCCGCGGGTCGCCCCTGCCCGCTCCCCAAGATGGGCTCGTTCGAGGACTTCAACCTCGTGCGCGAGGCGCTGGTGTGGCTGGGGTGCGCGGACCCCGAGAAGACCCGCGCGTCCGTCTTCGAGAGCGACCCCGTCCGCGACACCATCGCCGAGCTGCTCCGCGAGTGGCGGGAGGCCGTCGGAACTGAGCCCGTGACGATGAACAGCCTGCACCAGCGCTGGCTGAGCGACCAGGCGAAGTACGCCCCGCTGATCGCGCTCCTGAACGACCTGACCAACCGGCCCCTGTTCAACGCGCGGAGCGCGGGGCGGAAGCTCCTGACGATCAAGGACCGGGTCGTCGGCGGACTGGTGCTGCGGAAGGGCGACGACGCCAGAGGCGGGGCGTACTGGCGGGTCGCCGATGCCCGGTCCGAAAAGGCTGCGGGAGCCGGGCAGGCTGGACTGCTGCCCGGGGGCGGCGGCGGGGTGGCCTGA
- a CDS encoding insulinase family protein yields the protein MRERLRWVFMALVCGVSAAWAQEPARVSEISLHAPSGVWSAWLDNGARAHYAHRAGGRFAVTVTLAGGELHETAQTRGLSAAAAAAWSDARGARSKAERQGVMVEARATGDAIVLTLTGSSGREAEAFDALRAMLTEPRIDAGALASWRSAELIVHQERAGDSQAAFQRLVSETLHPERDPRTLPPGPERLRAIDEVETRAWLEARLADSPVELAVAGEVARETAFDGIVETVGRLAARGRIGRGTHDDLRRIERPRGPLEGKARAPSGTKDSLVMRGFFGADLESLDDVRALHLSAEALSERLPAVLKEAGADEGGVRVGAAPGVEHPGFGLVWVAASCAPGSEGRVLQRIDREFDAFARSGPAATELEAARARLLRLIERQSADPAAWSARLAQMTYRGHTPDQVAGVAEGYSTITAERVRDAFARHHTAEGAVRVVVRAEEEERE from the coding sequence ATGCGTGAACGTTTGCGGTGGGTGTTCATGGCCCTGGTTTGCGGCGTCTCCGCGGCGTGGGCGCAGGAACCGGCTCGAGTCTCCGAGATCAGCCTGCACGCGCCGAGCGGCGTCTGGTCGGCGTGGCTCGACAACGGCGCCCGCGCTCACTACGCCCACCGCGCGGGCGGGCGATTCGCCGTCACGGTCACCCTCGCTGGGGGAGAGTTGCACGAAACCGCTCAGACCCGCGGCCTGAGCGCCGCCGCGGCGGCAGCGTGGAGCGACGCCCGAGGAGCGCGCTCGAAGGCGGAACGCCAAGGCGTCATGGTCGAGGCGCGGGCAACGGGCGATGCGATCGTGCTGACGCTGACGGGTTCCTCGGGTCGCGAAGCGGAGGCGTTCGACGCGCTCCGGGCGATGCTGACCGAGCCGCGGATCGACGCCGGCGCCCTCGCCTCGTGGCGATCCGCCGAACTGATCGTGCATCAGGAACGCGCGGGAGACTCGCAGGCTGCCTTCCAGCGGCTGGTGAGCGAGACGCTGCACCCCGAGCGCGACCCGCGCACGCTGCCGCCCGGCCCGGAACGGCTGCGGGCGATCGACGAGGTCGAGACCAGGGCATGGCTCGAAGCCAGGCTGGCCGACTCCCCTGTGGAACTGGCGGTCGCGGGCGAAGTCGCACGCGAGACCGCTTTCGACGGCATCGTCGAGACCGTCGGGCGGCTGGCGGCGCGAGGGAGGATCGGGCGGGGCACGCACGACGATCTGCGTCGAATCGAGCGCCCGCGCGGCCCGCTCGAGGGAAAGGCCCGCGCGCCCTCAGGGACGAAAGATTCGCTGGTGATGCGCGGGTTCTTCGGCGCGGACCTCGAAAGTCTCGACGACGTGCGCGCCCTGCACCTCAGCGCGGAGGCTCTCTCCGAGCGACTGCCCGCCGTCCTCAAGGAGGCGGGAGCGGATGAGGGGGGCGTGCGCGTGGGCGCCGCGCCGGGCGTGGAGCATCCCGGGTTCGGGCTGGTCTGGGTGGCCGCGTCGTGCGCACCGGGATCGGAGGGGCGCGTGCTGCAGCGGATCGACCGGGAGTTCGACGCGTTCGCTCGGTCGGGGCCGGCGGCGACGGAGTTGGAAGCCGCGCGCGCTCGATTGCTGCGGCTCATCGAGCGGCAGTCGGCAGACCCGGCCGCGTGGTCGGCACGCCTGGCGCAGATGACCTACCGGGGGCATACACCGGACCAGGTGGCAGGTGTCGCGGAAGGGTACTCGACGATCACAGCCGAGCGCGTGCGCGACGCCTTCGCGCGACATCACACGGCGGAGGGCGCGGTGCGGGTCGTCGTGCGGGCGGAGGAGGAAGAGCGTGAATAA
- the thiS gene encoding sulfur carrier protein ThiS yields the protein MRIRLNGQSHEAPDGATLADLLRDLGLVDRPAAAEVNRKLVPKAEHASRRLTEGDEVELVTLVGGG from the coding sequence ATGCGCATCCGCCTCAACGGCCAATCCCACGAGGCCCCCGACGGCGCCACGCTCGCGGACCTGCTCCGCGACCTCGGCCTCGTCGACCGTCCCGCCGCCGCCGAGGTCAATCGCAAACTCGTCCCCAAGGCCGAGCACGCCTCACGACGCCTCACCGAGGGCGACGAAGTCGAACTCGTCACACTCGTCGGCGGCGGCTGA
- a CDS encoding HD domain-containing protein produces MLRVPIALARPGMELALPVYHPKRQESALLRAGVVLESHVIERLRELHLREIWITYPNLDFLAEHVSPMLIQAGHEVTTAVAPVFEAAREHKHARLEYPAYRRAVQALLERLLESPRARLFMHELGSAGPPPIRHAGNVCLLALLMGIKLESYLMRERSRIDAVLARDVSSLGLAGLLHDIGMLRLDDDTLDRWNRTQDESDPAWQEHVHVGFRMVQGEIEPSAAAAVLHHHQRFDGTGFPDRATFDGRETRVAGHDIHVFARILAAADLFDRTRNPMHAPRAELNPVPTIPMVRALNLMLAPPRSRWIDPVVRQALIAVVPPYAPGTLVTLNDGTRCVVAEWTHLDPCRPVVQTIGDPTTHFDDDEPGERINLRDRPDLYVAVAEGQDVAADNFFPGHATEFDLDLALRRQYNAA; encoded by the coding sequence ATGCTGAGAGTCCCCATCGCACTCGCCAGGCCGGGTATGGAACTCGCCCTGCCCGTCTACCACCCCAAGCGCCAGGAGAGCGCGCTGCTGCGCGCGGGCGTCGTTCTCGAGTCGCACGTCATCGAGCGTCTGCGCGAGCTCCACCTCCGCGAGATCTGGATCACGTACCCGAACCTCGACTTCCTCGCCGAGCACGTCAGCCCCATGCTGATCCAAGCGGGGCACGAGGTGACGACAGCGGTCGCCCCCGTTTTCGAGGCCGCGCGCGAGCACAAGCACGCGCGGCTCGAATACCCCGCCTATCGGCGCGCGGTGCAGGCCCTGCTCGAGCGCCTGCTCGAAAGCCCGCGTGCGCGGCTCTTCATGCACGAACTCGGCTCTGCCGGCCCCCCTCCCATCCGCCACGCGGGGAACGTCTGTCTCCTCGCGCTGCTCATGGGCATCAAACTCGAGTCCTATCTCATGCGCGAGCGATCGCGCATCGACGCCGTTCTCGCCCGCGACGTCTCCAGCCTCGGGCTGGCCGGTCTTCTGCACGACATCGGCATGCTCAGGCTCGACGACGACACGCTCGACCGCTGGAACCGCACGCAGGACGAGTCCGACCCCGCCTGGCAGGAGCACGTCCATGTCGGCTTCCGTATGGTCCAGGGAGAGATAGAGCCGTCCGCCGCCGCCGCCGTTCTCCACCACCACCAGCGATTCGATGGTACGGGCTTCCCCGACCGGGCCACGTTCGACGGGCGCGAGACCCGCGTCGCCGGTCACGACATCCACGTCTTTGCGCGCATCCTCGCCGCCGCCGATCTCTTCGACCGCACGCGCAACCCGATGCACGCCCCGCGTGCGGAACTCAATCCAGTGCCGACGATCCCCATGGTGCGTGCGCTGAATCTGATGCTCGCGCCGCCGCGTTCCCGCTGGATCGACCCCGTCGTGCGCCAGGCCCTCATCGCGGTGGTGCCGCCGTATGCCCCGGGCACGCTCGTGACGCTCAACGACGGGACGCGTTGCGTCGTCGCCGAGTGGACCCACCTGGACCCGTGCCGGCCCGTCGTCCAGACCATCGGCGACCCCACCACGCACTTCGACGACGACGAGCCGGGCGAGCGCATCAACCTCCGCGATCGACCCGACCTCTACGTCGCCGTCGCCGAGGGCCAGGACGTCGCCGCGGACAACTTCTTCCCCGGCCACGCCACCGAGTTCGACCTTGACCTCGCCCTGCGTCGCCAGTACAACGCGGCCTGA
- a CDS encoding DUF4102 domain-containing protein, with amino-acid sequence MKVKLTGSAIERSCPPPAGEVTASGRPVTQRIYWDTDLPGFGLVVGARTRTFVVQKDVAGRSVRVTIGRYPTWTAEQARKRARELVVEMDRGVDPNARERERAEERRREEWLSYTLAQAVEEHVANMRAKDCAELSMGQIRSEIRRYLDDWLPRPLVTITRKDCVERHRKITTDHGPVSANRALRMMRACWNSARKLYAELPPHPVEGVTFNKQRRKRSPIPWGELPGWWEKVHAIENPVRRDLNLFLLFTGLRSADARTVRWEHVDFDRGTVHRPKPKGGEDRAFTVPLCRFLLAMLARRKMDNSVRFGDDGGWVFPTRDREGNVVPVAEAKEQRYAKGPDGRVLRVDGRPVKKGYLPSPHRLRDTFVTACLEAGVGMFERKILVNHTLPSDDVTEGYQRPGDEHLRGCVEKVAKFLRAKAGVDEHGRASRASGA; translated from the coding sequence ATGAAGGTCAAGCTCACCGGGAGCGCCATCGAGCGCAGCTGCCCGCCGCCCGCGGGCGAGGTCACGGCCAGCGGGAGGCCCGTCACGCAGCGCATCTACTGGGACACGGACCTGCCCGGCTTCGGGCTGGTCGTCGGTGCCCGCACCCGCACCTTCGTCGTGCAGAAGGACGTCGCCGGGCGGTCGGTGCGGGTCACGATCGGGCGCTACCCGACGTGGACCGCCGAGCAGGCGAGGAAGCGGGCGCGGGAGCTGGTCGTCGAGATGGACCGGGGCGTGGACCCCAACGCCCGGGAGCGGGAGCGGGCCGAGGAGCGCCGCCGCGAGGAGTGGCTGTCGTACACGCTGGCGCAGGCGGTGGAGGAGCACGTCGCCAACATGCGCGCGAAGGACTGCGCGGAACTGTCAATGGGCCAGATCCGCTCGGAGATCCGGCGGTACCTGGACGACTGGCTGCCGCGGCCGCTCGTCACCATCACCCGCAAGGACTGCGTGGAGCGCCACCGGAAGATCACGACCGACCACGGGCCAGTGTCGGCGAACCGCGCGCTGCGCATGATGCGGGCCTGCTGGAACAGCGCGAGGAAGCTCTACGCCGAGCTCCCGCCGCACCCAGTGGAGGGCGTCACGTTCAACAAGCAGCGGCGCAAGCGCTCGCCGATCCCGTGGGGCGAGCTGCCCGGGTGGTGGGAGAAGGTGCACGCGATCGAGAATCCGGTGCGCCGCGACCTGAACCTGTTCCTGCTGTTCACCGGGCTGCGCAGCGCCGACGCCCGCACCGTCCGCTGGGAGCACGTGGACTTCGACCGCGGGACCGTGCACCGGCCCAAGCCAAAGGGCGGCGAAGACCGCGCGTTCACGGTGCCGCTCTGCCGGTTCCTGCTGGCGATGCTCGCCCGGCGCAAGATGGACAACTCGGTGCGCTTCGGCGACGACGGCGGCTGGGTGTTCCCGACGCGCGACCGCGAGGGCAACGTCGTGCCGGTGGCCGAGGCCAAGGAGCAGCGATACGCGAAGGGGCCGGACGGGCGGGTGCTGCGGGTGGACGGGCGGCCCGTGAAGAAGGGGTACCTGCCCTCGCCGCACCGGCTGCGCGACACGTTCGTCACCGCCTGCCTGGAGGCGGGCGTCGGGATGTTCGAGCGCAAGATCCTCGTCAACCACACGCTGCCGAGCGACGACGTCACCGAGGGCTACCAGCGCCCGGGCGACGAGCACCTGCGGGGGTGCGTGGAGAAGGTGGCCAAGTTCCTGCGGGCCAAGGCAGGGGTGGACGAGCACGGCCGAGCGAGCCGGGCGTCGGGGGCGTAA
- a CDS encoding thiazole synthase: MTNHPTTTRATDRATDLGSARSVPPPPPTPPEPGLHPLTIAGRTVRSRLFVGTGKYRDFPIMQAALDASGCEVVTVAVRRERLYNDRGQSLLDFIDLDRYLILPNTAGCFSAEDAVRVARLGRELLEQLANPGAGWVKLEVLGDRKTLLPDPVGTLEATRELVADGFNVLCYTSDDPISAERIKAAGAASVMPAGSPIGSGQGVLNPSNIVLCLELLKQGDPDYPVIVDAGVGAASDTAIAMELGADGVLLNTAIAHARDPVTMAHAMRKATEAGRQSYLAGRIPKKRYATASSPLEGAISYIPGE; the protein is encoded by the coding sequence ATGACCAACCACCCAACCACTACTCGCGCCACCGACCGTGCCACCGACCTCGGCTCTGCGAGGTCGGTGCCCCCCCCTCCCCCGACCCCCCCCGAACCCGGCCTCCACCCCCTCACCATCGCAGGCCGCACTGTCCGCTCGCGCCTCTTCGTCGGCACCGGCAAGTACCGCGATTTCCCCATCATGCAGGCCGCACTCGACGCCTCCGGCTGCGAGGTGGTTACCGTCGCCGTCCGGCGCGAACGCCTCTACAACGACCGCGGCCAGTCCCTCCTCGACTTCATCGACCTCGACCGCTACCTCATCCTCCCCAACACCGCCGGCTGCTTCTCCGCCGAAGATGCCGTCCGCGTCGCCCGCCTCGGGCGCGAACTCCTCGAGCAACTCGCCAACCCCGGCGCGGGTTGGGTCAAACTCGAAGTCCTCGGCGACCGCAAGACCCTTCTCCCCGACCCCGTCGGCACCCTCGAAGCCACGCGCGAACTCGTCGCAGACGGCTTCAACGTCCTCTGCTACACCAGCGACGACCCCATCTCCGCCGAACGCATCAAGGCCGCCGGCGCGGCCAGCGTCATGCCCGCAGGCTCACCCATCGGCTCCGGCCAGGGCGTCCTCAACCCCAGCAACATCGTCCTCTGCCTCGAACTCCTCAAGCAGGGCGACCCCGACTACCCCGTCATCGTCGACGCCGGCGTCGGCGCGGCCAGCGACACCGCCATCGCCATGGAACTCGGCGCGGACGGCGTCCTCCTCAACACCGCCATCGCACACGCCCGCGACCCCGTCACCATGGCCCACGCCATGCGCAAAGCCACCGAAGCCGGCCGCCAGTCCTACCTCGCCGGCCGAATCCCCAAAAAACGCTACGCCACCGCCAGCAGCCCCCTCGAAGGCGCGATCTCCTACATCCCCGGGGAGTAA
- a CDS encoding helix-turn-helix domain-containing protein, protein MDTRQAAAYLGLSTQRLEIWRCRGGGPVYHKMDNAVRYKRSELDDFMAGLRVANTAEAAQRKGGAR, encoded by the coding sequence ATGGACACCCGGCAGGCGGCGGCGTACCTGGGCCTGAGCACGCAGCGCCTGGAGATCTGGCGATGCCGCGGCGGCGGCCCGGTCTATCACAAGATGGACAACGCCGTGCGCTACAAGCGCTCGGAGCTTGACGACTTCATGGCCGGGCTCCGGGTGGCGAACACCGCGGAAGCCGCCCAGCGGAAGGGTGGTGCGCGGTGA
- a CDS encoding site-specific DNA-methyltransferase, which translates to MPAHQRQSRLGPPRRLPFESKGFADLTHYLFRYPAKFHPPVARALLDRFSTEGETVLDPFCGSGTLLVEASAMGRHSIGIDVDPLAVFVSRAKTTCWPPDALEQVAARLLRRLAPLRRSSNEYDRRMFQDVPKNRYSEVVANDNLWVPALADPFHWFRRYVLIDLARIRKAILAPATPPRYRDFFLLCFASIIRAASNADPVPVSGLEVTSHMRKKDAEGRRIDPFELFERAITKALRATSEFATTRVVGVTNEVRRGDSTNLSYSVRRSVDCLITSPPYHGAVDYYRRHMLEMYWLGMTRSQDDRLTLLPQYIGRARVPRVHPFLSVTPATKRVMAWEQRMRKVEPERADAFRHYTVAMQKFFDGAAKVLPEGRDAVLVVGRSTWNGLEIPTSQLFTELAHGQFKLVEHSWYPIKNRYMSYERRNGADINREHVLVYRRRK; encoded by the coding sequence ATGCCCGCACACCAACGCCAATCCCGGCTCGGCCCTCCTCGACGTCTCCCATTCGAGTCGAAGGGCTTTGCCGACCTCACACACTACCTGTTCCGATATCCTGCGAAGTTCCATCCGCCAGTAGCTCGGGCGCTGTTGGATCGGTTCTCTACCGAGGGGGAAACTGTGCTGGACCCCTTCTGTGGCAGCGGGACGTTGCTCGTCGAAGCGTCAGCGATGGGAAGGCACTCCATTGGTATCGACGTCGATCCGCTAGCGGTATTCGTGTCTCGCGCCAAAACGACTTGCTGGCCCCCGGACGCACTTGAGCAAGTGGCCGCCCGGCTGCTGCGGCGGCTCGCCCCGCTTCGACGGTCGAGCAACGAGTACGACCGGCGTATGTTCCAAGATGTGCCGAAGAACCGGTATTCGGAGGTTGTCGCGAATGACAATCTGTGGGTTCCAGCGCTTGCCGATCCGTTCCATTGGTTCAGGCGGTATGTGCTGATCGATCTCGCGAGGATTCGAAAGGCGATCCTCGCTCCCGCGACACCCCCGCGTTACCGGGACTTCTTCTTGTTGTGCTTCGCCTCCATAATCAGAGCCGCTTCAAACGCCGACCCGGTCCCAGTCTCCGGGTTAGAAGTCACTTCGCATATGCGAAAGAAGGATGCGGAGGGGCGTCGCATTGATCCCTTCGAGTTGTTCGAGCGAGCGATTACAAAGGCTCTTCGCGCCACATCCGAGTTTGCCACGACACGGGTGGTAGGCGTGACGAACGAAGTCCGCCGCGGCGACTCGACCAACCTCAGCTACAGCGTTCGTCGCTCTGTAGATTGTCTGATTACGTCACCACCCTACCACGGTGCCGTGGACTACTACCGTCGACACATGCTGGAAATGTACTGGCTTGGCATGACCCGAAGCCAAGACGACCGGCTCACACTCCTTCCGCAGTACATCGGCCGCGCGCGTGTCCCACGGGTGCATCCGTTTCTGTCGGTCACACCTGCCACCAAACGGGTCATGGCGTGGGAGCAGCGGATGCGGAAAGTCGAGCCGGAGCGAGCCGACGCTTTCCGGCACTACACGGTTGCGATGCAGAAGTTCTTCGATGGGGCAGCGAAAGTGCTGCCAGAGGGCCGCGATGCAGTGCTCGTCGTAGGCCGCAGCACCTGGAACGGTTTGGAAATCCCCACAAGCCAGCTGTTCACGGAACTTGCCCATGGGCAGTTCAAGCTGGTCGAACATTCATGGTACCCTATCAAGAACCGATACATGTCCTATGAACGGCGGAACGGAGCAGACATCAATCGGGAGCACGTCTTGGTCTACCGGCGGAGGAAGTAA
- a CDS encoding RNA polymerase subunit sigma, translated as MSEGVARGWVAAENGGSRDRSRGCREEAVERDHNPPPPAAPTPPARSPHEVTLLLNAASEGDPRASAELLPLVYEELRRLARARLGAEAPGQTLQPTALVHEAYLRLVGDAELQWNSRGHFFGAAALAMRRILVERARHRKRLKHGGGRKRVELTDHAMVAEPPPDDLLALDEALERLAAIDSRKARVVMLRYFAGLSIEETAAALEVAPATVKADWAFSRAWLHRALTESAHDETE; from the coding sequence ATGTCCGAGGGTGTTGCTCGGGGGTGGGTAGCCGCGGAGAATGGCGGCAGCCGGGACCGTTCCCGGGGTTGCCGAGAGGAAGCCGTGGAGCGAGACCACAACCCACCGCCGCCCGCTGCGCCGACCCCGCCGGCCAGGTCCCCGCATGAGGTCACGCTGCTGCTGAACGCGGCAAGCGAGGGCGACCCGAGGGCATCGGCGGAGTTGCTGCCGCTGGTGTACGAGGAGTTGCGCCGGCTGGCTCGCGCGCGGCTTGGGGCCGAGGCGCCCGGGCAGACGCTTCAGCCCACCGCGCTGGTGCACGAGGCGTACCTCCGCCTCGTGGGCGACGCCGAACTCCAGTGGAACAGCCGCGGCCACTTCTTCGGCGCCGCGGCGCTCGCCATGAGGCGCATCCTCGTCGAGCGCGCACGCCACCGAAAACGGCTCAAGCACGGGGGCGGGCGCAAGCGGGTCGAGTTGACCGACCACGCGATGGTCGCCGAACCTCCGCCGGATGACCTGCTCGCGCTCGACGAGGCGCTCGAGCGTCTCGCGGCGATCGACAGCCGCAAGGCCCGCGTGGTGATGCTGCGCTACTTCGCGGGGTTGTCGATCGAGGAGACGGCGGCGGCGCTGGAGGTGGCCCCGGCGACCGTCAAGGCCGACTGGGCGTTTTCCCGCGCGTGGCTCCACCGAGCCTTGACGGAGTCGGCGCACGACGAGACGGAGTAG